CGCCGCTTCGATTGGGGTGAGGCGATGGTGTACATCGTGAAGCAGATGCAAATCGTCCCCAAACTGGTCGCGCACCGCCTGGAACAACTTGGGAATGTAATTCAAATATTTTTCAGTGGACCACACCGCTTCAGAGGGTAGGTCGGCATCTGCCGGTTCGTAACTTTTGCCCTCTTTGGGCACCCCATAAGTGCTGGCTATACCGGGTATACCACACTGCACACGCACAGCTTTGTAACCTTTTTCCACATATTTGGCGACTTCTTCAAGGGTGGATTCTATATCTTTGCCGTTAGCGTGGGTGTAGACCATGATGCGATCGCGGCTGCGGCCACCGAGAAGTTGATACAACGGCATGTTGGCCAGTTTGGCTTTTATGTCCCACAGAGCAGTATCGATTGCCGCAATTGCGCTCATCCCAACCGGTCCACGACGCCAGTAGGCACCCCGGTAGAAGAAATTCCAGATATCTTCGATTCTATGCGGATCGCGGCCGATCAACGACGGGCAGAGGTAATCTTCCAGATAGGACACCACCGATTTCTCGCGACCGTTCAAAGTCGCGTCGCCAATGCCGTATACGCCTTCGTCGGTGGTTATTTTCAATGTCACGAAATTGCGACCCGGGCTACAAACGATGACTTTGGCTTCAATAATCTTCAAGAAAAGGTCTCCATACAACGGGGAAAACGAAAAAACTAGTATACAAGAAGTGCGACTGGAGGGCACAGCACACTGAATATGTGCCTACAGTTGGCCTATTTCCCGCAAAACCCGCTACCCTGAGTATTCATACCTGCAGGAAGGCATGAATACTAGCAAGTTATGCTCGAGGGCCATAGGGAGCTAGCGCAAATTTCAGGTCGCTTATTGCTTCAAAAGCAACTCCATTTCGTCCATCACCGCATTCATTTTGTTTACCAAGGCGCGGTAGGGCTCAGGTTTGGCGAGATCAACTCCGGCACGGGTGAGCAGATTATAGGGGTAGTCCTCACTGCCGGCACGCAACAGATCGATGTAGTTTTTCACCCCAGACTCGCCTTCGGTGACGATACGCTCGTACAGTGCCGTACCCGCAGTAACCGAGGTCGCGTACTGGAATACATACATATTGCGATAAAAGTGGGGGATGAACATCCATTCGTTGCTGTACAGGTCATCTATTACCACCACTTTGTCGTCGTGGTTGTGATAGCGCTTGAGAATGTCACCGTAGATCGCCGATATTTTCTCACCCGTGAGTGCTTCACCTGCTTCGACCTTCTGATAGAGAGCCAGCTCGAACTCGGCAAACATGGTCTGTCTGAAAAAAGTCGCCCTCAGGTTTTCCAGACCTTCGCCCAGGTAGAAGATTTTTTCCTTGTTGGAAGCTGCATGCTTAACCATATAGTCCTGCAGAATAAGCTCCAGGGAGGTTGACGGAATCTCCGCTATAAATGTCGCGTAACGGTACGTTGGGTAGGGCTGAGTTTCCGCAGCATAAAGGGTGTGCATTGCATGACCCCATTCGTGGGCCAGGGTGGAAAGCGAGCCATAATCATCGTTGTGGTTAAGCAGTAGGTAAGGGTGGACATCCACGGCCCAGCCATTCATGTACGCACCGCTTCGCTTGCCCTGCTGGGGATAGACATGGGCCCAGCGTTGTGACATGCCATCGCGCTGGCGCTTTACCCAATCGTCCCCCAGTGCCGACATCGCCTCCAGGGTAATTGCCTTGGAGGCCTCATAGTCGAAGGTTTTATCCATTTCCGCTAAAGGAGGATAGATATCGTAATAATGCATCTCCTTTACGCCCAAGATTTTGGCGCGCAATTTAAAGTAACGATGCAGAGTGGGTAGCGCGGCATTCACCTCCTTCACCAGGGTGTGATATACCGCTTCGGGCAGATTGTCTTGATCCAACTCGCGCTGCAGAACACTGTCGTAGTTGCGTGCCCGCGCCAAAGCCACCTGACTTTGGAGGTGTGCGTTCAAGATCGCCCCCACCGTATTGCGATACGCCAGCCACTCATTCCAATAAGCGTCGAAGACTTTTTTACGGTCGTCGCGATTGGCACTGCCGCGCCAGCGGGTATACCCCTGGCTATCGATACGGTAGCTTTTGCCATCAGATAAGGTGACCTCTGGCCAGGGAATATCGGAATTTGCGATCAGTGAATAGATGGTGCTGGGCGCCCCCATGGGTGTCTGAAACAGTGCGAGAATTCCCTCGCCTTTGCCGTCCAGAGTATGGCCTGCTGTGCGTAAGATGTTGTCCAGAGGCGCCTGGTAAATCGCCAAATCGGGATTTTTGCGAATAAACTTGCGGATTTTTTTCTCACCAACCTTGAGCACTTCCGGCTCAAACCACGCCAGGGATTCCATAAACTTGGCATAGGCGAGGTTGCCCAGTTGGTCCATTTCCTGATGACGGGTATCTCGTAAATCCTCATCACTCAGTAGGCTGGAATAGCTGTAAAAACGACCCAACTCGCGCTCGGTGTTATAGATTAAATCCAATGCGTGCTGCAAGGTTTTGGGGCTTTTCCCCAAGGTGCCCTCGAGGGCCGTTATTTTTTCAAAATTACTCAACAATTTCTGCCGCGCGGCCTCCCAGTCGTCTGGTGTGGCATAGAGCGCAGTTAAATCCCAGGTTGTGGCGTCCTGCTCTGCACTTGCACTGCCGGCGAGACATACGCCCAAAAATATTGCGAAAATTACTCGTTTTATTAACACATTTATCACCCTTTGCAGATAGATTAAGTCTAGTGTAGCCAGATGCAGTAAGCGTTCCTTAAAAGCCCGCACTGGCTTACTGGGCAAAACCCCCAATTCAACTATCATGAATACAGTGCGGCCGCACTACGGTTTCATGAAACTTACGTTAACAGCCATTCATCCTTCGAATTTGGAAATAATTATGAACAAGGTTTTTCGACAGTGTTTACTGGCGCTCGCTGTAGCTCCACTAGCAAGTACAGCGCTCGCGGGTGGCGCTCAGGGTACCTCTGGCAAAACTCAAACATTAGGCGCGGTCAGCGGCGACTCGTCTCTGGTGGGTACCTATCACAATCCAGCCTCCGGTATTTACGCTGCGAAGCACACCAGCGGCACGGTGCGCGGCGAATTAGCTTATGGTGTGCAATTGGAATACGGAGATGTTCAGGACTTGTTCGATCTTGTCGATGAGCTGAGCGGTTCTCTTACCGATGAACCCAGCGGTGGTGACGGTGGAAATGGGGACAATGGTGGTGACAACGGCAGCGACCTCGGCAGCATCGGCGATATCGAAAACCCGCAGCTCGAGGAACTCATCAACCGGGTTGCCGATGAAGCTTCGCGCATCGGTGCCGTGTTGGCCCTGGTGGCCACCGAGGGCTATGCTCGCGGCAACCTCGGTGCGCAACTTTCAGTGCTCATAAACAAAAACATCGCCGGTGGCGTATTGAGCTTCGACTATGTAGCCAGCGGCACTTACGGCGTTGTTGGCGTTGCAGATGAAATCAATTTCGATGCAGATGCCGCACTCGCAGCACTCACCGATGCCTACAACCTCAATATCACTGACGAAGCACAAACTTTCGACATCACCGGCGGCATATTCCTCACTGTAGACCCTGCAACCCAAAGAGCCTCGGTGGAATTTGATAACGACAGTCTTTTGCTCACCCGTGGCGTGCGCTTACAGGAATTTGTTCTGGGTTACAGCCGCCCAGCCTTCGAATCGGACGCGGGCACCCTAAGCTGGGGTGTGGCGCCAAAACTGATTATCGCCGGGCTCACCGATACGGCCGTACGCATTGGCGATATCACCGACTCTGAGAAACTTTTCGAAGATATTCTCGATGCGGAATTCAAAACCGATAACGGTGTTGGCATGAATGCCGGGGTTTTTTGGGATGCCGGTTTTTACCACCTGGGCGCCAGCGTACAAAACCTCACCGAAACCGAATTCAGTTTTCCAAATATCGACACCAGCAATTATTCCAACCCAGAGATAATTCGACGCATTGAAGAAAGTCGCACCCGTAAGCTGGAGCGTCAGTTGCGTCTTGAGGGCGGGCTTGGCAAGAATGGCTGGAACCTTAACGCCGCATACGATACCCAAAGCGCCAAAGACCTGCTGGGATTTGAATACCAGTGGGCCAGCATTAGCGGTGGCTATCACAGCAAGAGCTGGTGGATTCCCGGCTTTCGTTTGGGGTATCACAAAAATATGGCGGGCTCTAAGTTGTCGTACATGGCCGCCGGGATCTCGCTGTTTAAATTCTTCAACCTGGACTTCTCCCTCACAAATTCAAGCGTCACCATTGATGGCGACGAATTGCCTCGAGGCGCTGATTTATCGTTTGGGTTTAATTATCAGTTTTAACAATGTCGCTCATCGATACAGTTGATACTTGCGCCGGGCTTAGACACTTATCTAAGCCTTTTGGCGCCCGAAATCCTGATCGGTAAGATCCTGCGTCTGCTGTACCGCGCTTCTGAGGCAAGTACCACCCCGCAAAAAAGCAATATTTAGGCACAGTTGCCGCCTGTTTTGCGCTTTTATTAAGCCCGGTGAGCAACGTAGATCGCCCGTCAACTCCCTGCTAGACTGACCCCGCCCTCGCATAACAATGATAAAGGTGGCTGGCTTGTCTCCCGTAATACTGGTAACTACATTAATTGCTTATTTGGCAGTACTGTTTTGGCTTGCCCGCATCGCCGATCGACGTCGCTACAATTCTTCGAGCCGCGCCCGGCACCCCCTAATTTATGCCCTGGCACTGGGCGTGTACTGCACCAGCTGGACTTTCTACGGTTTAGTAGGCACAGCTGCGGCGCGTGGCTGGTATTACCTTCCGATTCTGCTCGGGCCAATTCTGCTGTTTACCCTGGGGTACCCGCTCTTGCAGCGCATTGCGCGTATTTGCCACCAGGAAAATCTGCATTCAATCGCCGATTTTATTGCCTCGCGCTACGGTAAACGCCAGGCGGTTGCCGTTGTTGTTACTGTACTTATTCTATTTGCCACGGTTCCCTACATCGCTCTGCAATTGAAGGCGGTGTCCGATGCGCTGGTGGTTTCCATAAGCGCGCAAATGTTTTCGTCACAAGACCTCACCCTGGTTGCCGCACTTAGCATGATTGCGTTTGCACTGCTGTTCGGTGCCAACCGGCTCGATGTTGCCAGTTACCATTCCGGGATCATGGTGGCGATTGCTTTTGAGTCACTCATAAAACTTATTGCGCTGGTTTCCATCGCCATATTCGCTCTGTTTCTGTCTCAGGGCTTCGATCTGACATTGCCCAACAACGCCGCCAATAAGGTATTTCTGAATTCCACCGTCACACCATCATTTTGGGTTCTCACTCTGGTTTCCGGCGCATCCATCTTTTGTTTACCCCGCATGTTTCAGGTGACCTTCGTGGAATGCCTGAGTGAAAACCACCTGCGCTTTGCCCGCAAGAGTTTTACTTTGTACATGGTATTAATCGCATTAGCGGTTTTTGTGATTGCCTGGGTGGGTAACCAATTGCTATCTGGGTCCGATGTGTCGAGCGACACTTACGTGTTGGCACTGCCGCTGCTCCACAACAACAAAACCCTCGGTTTGTTGGCCTTTATCGGCGGATTTTCTGCAGCAACAGCAATGATTATTGTCGCCACCTTAACCCTCAGCCAAATGCTCAGTAACGATGTAATTCTGCCGCTGGTCATTCGCGCCCAAAAAAATCGCGCGGCAATTCCCGACTACTCACGTTCACTCAAACTTACGCGCCGCTCCACAGTGGTGGCGATCATTGGCCTCGCTTGGCTGTACCAACACAGTCTCGCAGAAAATGCCGCGCTTACCGAAATTGGCTTGATTGCTTTTGCGCTGGTGGTGCAACTGGCTCCCGCCATTTTGTTTGGGATTTATTGGCAGCGCGCCAATGCCATTGGCGTGTTTGCCGGCCTTGCCGCCGGCACCCTAATCTGGTTTGTAACACTCATGATTCCCCTGCTAATTAATGCCGGGATGATTTCAGGCGACGTCGCCAGCACCGGTATTTTGGGCATTGAATGGCTGAGGCCGACACATTTGTTTGGTCTCGAGTTCAGCGACAATTACACCCGGGGCGTCGTGCTTAGCCTGGTCGCCAATGTGGTCGCCCTTTATTGGGTTTCCACCTTCGACCTTACCCGCCTTCCCGATCACATCCAAGCCATCGCATTTATCAACCGGGAGCGTACCAAGCAGGATTCCTCTGTGCAGGGCTTGCGTATTAACCGTATGGATCTCGCCAGCCTGTTGCAACAATTTCTTGGAAAAACCGCAACCGACCGTTTGCTTGAAAATGCCGAAGGTGACAGCCACGCCGAAGGTGTGCATGCCAGCAATGAATTGTTGAAAAATGCCGAGCAAGCCTTGAGTGGCATTATTGGCGTGGCATCAACCCGCGCCATGCTGGTTAGCCTGAGCAGCGGGGAAAGTCTCGGCGTTGCCGACGTGGTGAATATATTCGAGGAAACCACGCGAACCTTGCAGTTTAATCAGGACATGCTGTTTGCGTCCTTCGAAAGTATTTCATCGGCCATCAGCGTGGTGAACGCCGACCTGAAGATGGTGGCCTGGAATAAACGCTATGAACAGATGTTCAACTACCCCAAAGGTATGTTGCGAGTCGGCCGCCACGTAGCCGACTTGGTACGCTTTAATGCCGAGCGCGGCATGTTGGGGGCAGGTTCAGTCGAGCAACATGTGCAAACCCGCCTTGATCACCTGCTTGCCGGTAAGCCCTACCGCGTGGTGCGCAACCACAACGAAGGCGTCATTGAAATTAAAGGCCGGCCACTGCCCAATGGCGGATATGTCACCACCTACGACGATATTACTGAATTTATCGACGCGCAAAACGAGCTTGAAAAAGCCAATTTAAATCTCGAACAGAGGGTACACGAGCGCACCGAGCAAATTGAAAATATTAACCGTTCACTGCGCGAGGAAATTCGCAAACGGGAGGAAACCGAACAGGAATTAATTCGCGCAAAATCGCTGGCGGAATCGGCTAACGCCAATAAAACCCAATTTCTCGCCAGTGCCAGCCACGACATTTTACAACCACTCAATGCCGCCAATCTTTATGCGAGTGCCTTGCTGGAACGCCCCAACATTGCCATGGATCTTTCCGAAAACTTGCAACATCTTCACAACGCCATCGGCTCGGCGGAATTTATTATTTCCAATCTGCTTGAAATATCTCGGCTCGACACAGGTGCACTCAAACCTCAGGTGCGCTGCTTTGCGCTAGACGAAGTTTTGGAGCCACTCACTAATGAATTCAGAGTGCAAACCCGCGACAATGTGGAATTTATCTGGCACCCCACGCGATTGTGGACCGAGTCCGACCCCAAATTTTTGCGCAGAATTTTGCAGAACTTTGTAGCCAATGCAGTGAAATACACCGAGCAAGGAAAAATTTTATTGGGCTGCCGGCGTCGTGAAGATTGCGTCGAAATTGGAGTTTACGATACCGGCCCCGGCATATCCGAAGCACATCAGCAGCGGATTTTCGACGACTTTTACCGCATTCGAACTGAGGTGGAAGGCGCGGGGCTGGGACTGGGTATCGCGCAACGCTTCTCGCAACTGCTAAATCATAAACTCCACGTAAAATCCTACGCTGGGCACGGCAGCGTGTTTTCTGTTATCGTGCCGCTGCGCGAACCACTCGGCGACGAACCCCCAAAAACTGTTGATAAACCCCATACATCCGGGCTGGAAGATTTGCACGTTTTTTATGTGGATGATGATGAAAATAATATTCACGCCCTCAAAACCTTGATGCAGAATTGGGGCTGTAAATTGTCCAGTGCCTCCAGCGTGGCGCGAGCGCGAGCCAGTAGCGCACAGCAAGGCGTTACACCCGATGCCTTATTGTTAGACTACCAACTCGACGAAAATACCAACGGCATTGATTTGGCTCTGGAGTTGCGAGAAGCCTGGGGTAGCCTACCGGTGTGCGTAGTCTCAGCAGCACCGGACGATACCTTGAGCGCCGCACTGGCCGAACACCATTTCGATTTTCTTCGCAAACCGATAAAACCCAGTAAACTACGAGCACTGATGGAGCGTTACAGTGGCCGACACCGCTAACTTAAAAAATCTACCCTGGTCCACTTACGGCAAGCGGGCACTGCTGCTGCTCGCCGGAATTGTGCCCATTCTGATACTTGACCGAATTACTAAAATTATCGCCGACGACGCCCTGCAAGGGCGCGAACCCATTTATTATTTTTGGGATACTTTTTTATTCACCCTGCATTACAACAGTGGTGCGATGTTAAGTTTTGGGGTGAATTTTCCCGAAGCCCTGCGATTTTTTATTTTTACCGTACTCGTGGCGCTCGGGTTATTTGGCGCTTTTATTTATTTTGTCATTAAACCCGCGCACCGCATCAGTTTCACCGTGGCCATACTTATTCTTGCCGGTGGCTTTGGTAACCTCTACGATCGCGCCATGCAAAACGGTATGGTTATCGATTTCATGCAGATACGGCTCGGGCCGCTGGCAACCGGTGTATTTAATGTTGCCGATGTCGCGATTACCGCTGGATTTATCGGGTTTGCCTGGTTGAGTACCCCCTGGGGTCAGAAATGGATTGCGCCAAAATAACAGGGTATTGCGCAACAGCGGCCCTCTCAAAATCCTGCAAAAACGGTTTGCAATATTGACTAAGGGACTTCGAGAATGGAATTTTCACAGCAAATAGCTAGCTTCAAAAGCCGACCGCTGCACAGGGGCGACGCCACAGCTCTTGCCGACTTTTACAAACGTAACTGGGCGTATCTCAAACCCTGGCTTCCAGCTTTGGCCGTTCACAGCCAGAACCCTGAAGTAGCCAAAGACATGGTTGCACGCTATTTGCGCGAAATAGTTGAAGGTTACAGTGCTTATTTTGTGCTTGCCGAGCCTCAAACAAACCGCATTCTAGGGCGTTGCAACATCACGCAGATAGCTCGCGGGCCATTTAATGCCTGTTATTTGGGTTACTGTCTCGACCAGTCGCTCCAGGGACGTGGCCTGATGCGCAAGATGTGCGCTCAGGTCATCGAGCACGCGTTTACCGGGCTCAAGCTGCACCGCATCATGGCTAACTACATGCCCCACAACAATCGCTCAGCGCGTTTACTGAAAAGTCTCGGGTTTAAAGTAGAGGGGCTGGCACGGGATTATCTGGAAATTAACGGCAAGTGGGAAAATCACGTTTTAACGGCATTAACCAGGGAGACATAATGGAATTCTTTGCGTTTATTATTATTTCCATCGGCTTTATTGCAACACCCGGCCCGAATGTTTTGGTAGTAATTTCCACCAGTCTCAATCAGGGTCGGTTGCGGGGCCTGCAAACAGTGGCAGGCACCAGCAGCGCCATGTTGTTGCAATTACTGATCGCCGCGCTTGCGACCAGCTCGGTTGTAACTTGGTTGAGCTCTGGCTTTTTATGGTTGAAGTGGGGTGGCGTCATTTATCTACTGTATTTAGGCCTTAAAAGTTTGCTGGCACTACGCAAGCCCCAAGCCCCGGTGAGCACAGCCATAGGTTCATTTCAACGGGGATTTTGGGTATCACTTACCAACCCCAAAACGATCCTGTTTTTCAGCGCATTTTTACCTCAATTCGTAAGCAACAGCGCGCACTATTTGCAACAAATAGCATTGTTGTCCGGGGTCTTCTGGACCTTGGCACTACTGCTGGATTCCGGGTATGCGCTGCTAGCCGGACAGCTGGGTCGCCTGCTGCGTAGCCGCTATCGACAGAGCGTGGAGAACGGTCTGAGTGGTACCTTATATCTTGGAGCCGCCTCAATACTCGCTGCAACACCGGTGAAATAACACTAAATTGATACGATCTCGTACGAATCGCAAAGGCCTAGTATGTCGTGCTTAAAGCACTGTTCAGCAGCGTTGCTGTTGTACTCACCTTAATCGCGTTTATTCCATACATTCGCGCCATATTAAATGGCGATACCAAGCCCCATGTCTTCTCTTGGGTAATCTGGGGAATATCCACCAGTGTAGTGTTTATTGCGCAATGTCAGGCACAGGGGTGCGTTGGGGCGATACCGATTGGCTTATCCGGGTTTGTCACACTTGTGATTGCGCTTTTGGCATTTTTCAAACGCGGTGATGCTTCCATTACGCCAATGGATTGGTGCTTCCTGTTCGCTGCGTTTTCTGCGCTACCTTTCTGGTTTGCTACCGCCGAGCCCTTGTGGGCCGTCGTTATTTTAACCGGGGTCGATTTGATGGGATTTGGCCCAACTTTGCGCAAAGCCTGGCACCAACCGCGGGATGAATCCCTGCTATTTTACAGTTTGTTTTTAGTACGCAACCTCCTTGCGCTTGCTGCTCTGGAAAGCTACTCGCTAAGCACCGTATTATTTCCTCTGGCCATAGCCGCAGCCTGCGCGCTGCTTATCACTCTCATTTGGACACAACGACAACGCCAACTATGAAAATTCACACTGCCAATTGCTGTTGCGGTGCCTGTAACATCACCGTGCAGGAACAACCCGAAATGATTTCAGTATGCCATTGTAATAATTGTAAAAAACGCACCGGTAGCGCTTTTGGTATCTCAACATACTTTGAAAAAGAAAACGTCACTCAGATCAGTGGGCAATTCCACTGTTACCGATTGCACCACAAAACTCAAAATCACGACCAGCAGCGTTACTTTTGTAAGAACTGCGGTACAACACTCTATTGGAAAATATCAACCCTGCCAAACCTGATAGGCATCGCCGGTGGCTGCTTTGAAGATCCCGATTTTTATAAACCAAAGCACTCAGTGAGTCACAGCCAAAAACTTCCTTGGGTGAGTTTGCCGGAGAGTTGGGATTGCCATCATTAAGGGGCCAATTAAAAAACCGTGTAGTAGAACACGGTTTTTTATGGCGATGAAATCAATTATTTTTTTAGCTGCTTGTTGATAAACTCAATAACGGCTTTAAGCCCCGTCATACGGGCCGCCGCTGTGTCTATGGTATGGTTTTCTTCCTCTAACACAACAGTTTCGACTTTTCTCCCGGCTTCTTTGAGATTTTTAAACATACGCTTCGAGTGATCTGGCGAAACCCGACGATCATTCTCGGAATAAAGTAATAACACCGGAGCTTGAAATTGTGCCGCATGGTGAGCAGGAGATATCGCTTCTAGCGCCTGTTTATCTTTAGCATCAGATACAGAACGTTCGATATAGCGTCTGCTTTCGCTGTAACGTCGGTAAAATCCGCTTTTATGCTCGTTCATGAACAGTGGAATATCTGCCAGCCCGTTACCTGATACAACACATTTGTACAACTCTGGAGTAAAGGCACCTCCAGCAAGTGCAGCATAGCCCCCATAACTTAAACCAAAAATACAAACCTTATCTTCGTCTGCAACGCCCTTTTCAACAAGAAATTTCAAGGTATCCGTAATGTCGTCCTGCATTTTATTACCCCACTCACCGAAGCCCGCCTCAAGGTGAGACCAGCCAAAACCATCAGAGCCTCGAAACTGTGGCTGAACGACCATATAGCCTTCGTTAGCCAAAGCTTGTGCTATCCAGTCGAACATAATACGGTCGTGAGCTTCTGGTCCACCATGCGGAA
The Alteromonadaceae bacterium 2753L.S.0a.02 DNA segment above includes these coding regions:
- a CDS encoding mannonate dehydratase; the encoded protein is MKIIEAKVIVCSPGRNFVTLKITTDEGVYGIGDATLNGREKSVVSYLEDYLCPSLIGRDPHRIEDIWNFFYRGAYWRRGPVGMSAIAAIDTALWDIKAKLANMPLYQLLGGRSRDRIMVYTHANGKDIESTLEEVAKYVEKGYKAVRVQCGIPGIASTYGVPKEGKSYEPADADLPSEAVWSTEKYLNYIPKLFQAVRDQFGDDLHLLHDVHHRLTPIEAARLGKACEPFHLFWLEDCVPAENQEGWKLIRQHTTTPLAVGEVFNSIHDCRELIQNQYIDYIRSTVVHAGGITHLRRIADLAALYHVKTGFHGATDLSPVCMGAALHFDYWVPNYGIQEHMPHSEQMLEVFPHHYQFDKGFFTPGEAPGHGVDIDETLAAKYPYKRACLPVNRLEDGTLWHW
- a CDS encoding oligoendopeptidase F codes for the protein MIVELGVLPSKPVRAFKERLLHLATLDLIYLQRVINVLIKRVIFAIFLGVCLAGSASAEQDATTWDLTALYATPDDWEAARQKLLSNFEKITALEGTLGKSPKTLQHALDLIYNTERELGRFYSYSSLLSDEDLRDTRHQEMDQLGNLAYAKFMESLAWFEPEVLKVGEKKIRKFIRKNPDLAIYQAPLDNILRTAGHTLDGKGEGILALFQTPMGAPSTIYSLIANSDIPWPEVTLSDGKSYRIDSQGYTRWRGSANRDDRKKVFDAYWNEWLAYRNTVGAILNAHLQSQVALARARNYDSVLQRELDQDNLPEAVYHTLVKEVNAALPTLHRYFKLRAKILGVKEMHYYDIYPPLAEMDKTFDYEASKAITLEAMSALGDDWVKRQRDGMSQRWAHVYPQQGKRSGAYMNGWAVDVHPYLLLNHNDDYGSLSTLAHEWGHAMHTLYAAETQPYPTYRYATFIAEIPSTSLELILQDYMVKHAASNKEKIFYLGEGLENLRATFFRQTMFAEFELALYQKVEAGEALTGEKISAIYGDILKRYHNHDDKVVVIDDLYSNEWMFIPHFYRNMYVFQYATSVTAGTALYERIVTEGESGVKNYIDLLRAGSEDYPYNLLTRAGVDLAKPEPYRALVNKMNAVMDEMELLLKQ
- a CDS encoding F plasmid transfer operon protein TraF, whose product is MNKVFRQCLLALAVAPLASTALAGGAQGTSGKTQTLGAVSGDSSLVGTYHNPASGIYAAKHTSGTVRGELAYGVQLEYGDVQDLFDLVDELSGSLTDEPSGGDGGNGDNGGDNGSDLGSIGDIENPQLEELINRVADEASRIGAVLALVATEGYARGNLGAQLSVLINKNIAGGVLSFDYVASGTYGVVGVADEINFDADAALAALTDAYNLNITDEAQTFDITGGIFLTVDPATQRASVEFDNDSLLLTRGVRLQEFVLGYSRPAFESDAGTLSWGVAPKLIIAGLTDTAVRIGDITDSEKLFEDILDAEFKTDNGVGMNAGVFWDAGFYHLGASVQNLTETEFSFPNIDTSNYSNPEIIRRIEESRTRKLERQLRLEGGLGKNGWNLNAAYDTQSAKDLLGFEYQWASISGGYHSKSWWIPGFRLGYHKNMAGSKLSYMAAGISLFKFFNLDFSLTNSSVTIDGDELPRGADLSFGFNYQF
- a CDS encoding Na+/proline symporter, whose product is MIKVAGLSPVILVTTLIAYLAVLFWLARIADRRRYNSSSRARHPLIYALALGVYCTSWTFYGLVGTAAARGWYYLPILLGPILLFTLGYPLLQRIARICHQENLHSIADFIASRYGKRQAVAVVVTVLILFATVPYIALQLKAVSDALVVSISAQMFSSQDLTLVAALSMIAFALLFGANRLDVASYHSGIMVAIAFESLIKLIALVSIAIFALFLSQGFDLTLPNNAANKVFLNSTVTPSFWVLTLVSGASIFCLPRMFQVTFVECLSENHLRFARKSFTLYMVLIALAVFVIAWVGNQLLSGSDVSSDTYVLALPLLHNNKTLGLLAFIGGFSAATAMIIVATLTLSQMLSNDVILPLVIRAQKNRAAIPDYSRSLKLTRRSTVVAIIGLAWLYQHSLAENAALTEIGLIAFALVVQLAPAILFGIYWQRANAIGVFAGLAAGTLIWFVTLMIPLLINAGMISGDVASTGILGIEWLRPTHLFGLEFSDNYTRGVVLSLVANVVALYWVSTFDLTRLPDHIQAIAFINRERTKQDSSVQGLRINRMDLASLLQQFLGKTATDRLLENAEGDSHAEGVHASNELLKNAEQALSGIIGVASTRAMLVSLSSGESLGVADVVNIFEETTRTLQFNQDMLFASFESISSAISVVNADLKMVAWNKRYEQMFNYPKGMLRVGRHVADLVRFNAERGMLGAGSVEQHVQTRLDHLLAGKPYRVVRNHNEGVIEIKGRPLPNGGYVTTYDDITEFIDAQNELEKANLNLEQRVHERTEQIENINRSLREEIRKREETEQELIRAKSLAESANANKTQFLASASHDILQPLNAANLYASALLERPNIAMDLSENLQHLHNAIGSAEFIISNLLEISRLDTGALKPQVRCFALDEVLEPLTNEFRVQTRDNVEFIWHPTRLWTESDPKFLRRILQNFVANAVKYTEQGKILLGCRRREDCVEIGVYDTGPGISEAHQQRIFDDFYRIRTEVEGAGLGLGIAQRFSQLLNHKLHVKSYAGHGSVFSVIVPLREPLGDEPPKTVDKPHTSGLEDLHVFYVDDDENNIHALKTLMQNWGCKLSSASSVARARASSAQQGVTPDALLLDYQLDENTNGIDLALELREAWGSLPVCVVSAAPDDTLSAALAEHHFDFLRKPIKPSKLRALMERYSGRHR
- a CDS encoding signal peptidase II, with translation MADTANLKNLPWSTYGKRALLLLAGIVPILILDRITKIIADDALQGREPIYYFWDTFLFTLHYNSGAMLSFGVNFPEALRFFIFTVLVALGLFGAFIYFVIKPAHRISFTVAILILAGGFGNLYDRAMQNGMVIDFMQIRLGPLATGVFNVADVAITAGFIGFAWLSTPWGQKWIAPK
- a CDS encoding ribosomal-protein-alanine N-acetyltransferase; the protein is MEFSQQIASFKSRPLHRGDATALADFYKRNWAYLKPWLPALAVHSQNPEVAKDMVARYLREIVEGYSAYFVLAEPQTNRILGRCNITQIARGPFNACYLGYCLDQSLQGRGLMRKMCAQVIEHAFTGLKLHRIMANYMPHNNRSARLLKSLGFKVEGLARDYLEINGKWENHVLTALTRET
- a CDS encoding threonine/homoserine/homoserine lactone efflux protein, producing MEFFAFIIISIGFIATPGPNVLVVISTSLNQGRLRGLQTVAGTSSAMLLQLLIAALATSSVVTWLSSGFLWLKWGGVIYLLYLGLKSLLALRKPQAPVSTAIGSFQRGFWVSLTNPKTILFFSAFLPQFVSNSAHYLQQIALLSGVFWTLALLLDSGYALLAGQLGRLLRSRYRQSVENGLSGTLYLGAASILAATPVK